One genomic segment of Hippoglossus hippoglossus isolate fHipHip1 chromosome 22, fHipHip1.pri, whole genome shotgun sequence includes these proteins:
- the gfra4a gene encoding GDNF family receptor alpha-4a, with the protein MSRSIMDFLGLYFLQLALIGVPRVALSLGGRDCLRAGDTCSSDDTCSPRLRTLRQCVAGDGSVKLGPGARNQCENAMTALLSTPLHGCQCKRGMKKEKNCLSIYWSLHQSVLHGLSLVENFPYEPEERGSDYVRLASIAAESEVTTVNRCLDAAKACNIDETCQKLRTEYVSSCIQPSARSGPCNRPKCNKALRKFFDRVPPDYTHELLFCPCTDTACSERRRQTIVPSCSYEDKEKPNCLAQLRVCKADYVCRSRWAQFQYDCQPSEPSASGCKQENYGACLLAYTGLIGSTITPNYLDNSTSNVGPWCSCAASGNHREQCNDFLTFFHDNVCLKNSILSFGNGSDVKTGAGQPGMPSPATDNQSPFLTTSAPGVSMETEQNILRAQIPTQVNENDRLWGDEGDSTLPSPGLSDGGAEPVRLTLLLGLGWLLLAVLLISD; encoded by the exons GAGTCCCTCGTGTGGCTCTGTCTCTGGGCGGCAGGGACTGCCTGCGTGCCGGAGACACCTGCTCCAGCGACGACACCTGCAGCCCGCGACTCCGCACCCTCAGGCAGTGTGTGGCGGGGGACGGCAGCGTGAAGCTGGGCCCCGGGGCGCGGAACCAGTGTGAGAACGCCATGACTGCTCTGCTGTCCACGCCACTGCACGGCTGCCAGTGTAAACGAGgcatgaagaaggagaagaactgCCTGAGCATCTACTGGAGCCTGCACCAGTCGGTGCTGCACG GACTCAGCCTGGTGGAGAATTTCCCGTACGAACCGGAGGAGAGAGGCTCCGACTACGTCCGCCTGGCCTCCATCGCTGCAG AATCTGAGGTAACGACGGTGAACCGCTGCCTGGACGCCGCCAAGGCGTGTAACATAGATGAGACGTGTCAGAAGCTTCGTACGGAGTACGTCTCGTCCTGCATCCAGCCGTCGGCCCGCTCGGGGCCGTGCAACCGACCAAAGTGCAACAAGGCGCTGAGGAAGTTCTTTGACCGTGTCCCCCCCGACTACACCCACGAGCTGCTGTTCTGTCCCTGCACCGACACGGCCTGCTCCGAGCGCCGGAGGCAAACCATTGTGCCGTCCTGCTCCTACGAAGACAAGGAAAAGCCCAACTGCCTTGCTCAGCTGCGGGTCTGCAAGGCGGACTACGTGTGCAG GTCTCGCTGGGCACAGTTCCAGTATGATTGCCAACCCTCGGAGCCGAGCGCCAGCGGCTGCAAGCAGGAGAACTACGGAGCGTGTCTACTTGCGTACACCGGCCTGATAG GAAGCACGATAACACCCAACTACCTTGACAACTCCACCTCCAACGTGGGGCCCTGGTGCTCCTGTGCAGCGAGCGGGAACCACAGGGAGCAGTGCAACGACTTCCTGACGTTCTTCCACGACAACGTCTGCCTGA AAAATTCCATCCTGTCCTTCGGAAATGGATCCGATGTGAAGACGGGTGCCGGCCAGCCCGGGATGCCGAGTCCGGCGACGGACAACCAGAGCCCGTTCCTGACAACCAGCGCCCCGGgtgtctccatggaaacagagCAGAACATTCTGCGAGCACAGATACCGACTCAG GTAAACGAGAACGACAGATTGTGGGGCGACGAGGGCGACTCCACCCTCCCGTCCCCGGGCCTGTCGGACGGCGGCGCCGAGCCCGTCCGCCTGACCCTGCTGCTGGGCCTCGGCTGGCTGCTGCTCGCCGTGCTGCTGATCTCCGACTAA